One stretch of Corallococcus exiguus DNA includes these proteins:
- the ubiE gene encoding bifunctional demethylmenaquinone methyltransferase/2-methoxy-6-polyprenyl-1,4-benzoquinol methylase UbiE — MSTEVRQMFSSIATRYDVTNEVLSFGIHRLWRRTAVKLSGAKEGSQVLDCATGTGDLALSFKRKVGSTGRVVGTDFCPEMLESAPAKAAKAGLDVEFQVQDAMALTLPDNSFDVASISFGIRNVDDPVKCLQEMARVVRPGGRVVVLEFGQPTGPYGALFRFYSKTVMPAIGGLLTGNRAAYQYLPRTAAAFPAGDRFLSLMDQAGAYSERAAHPLLFGTAYVYVGTVR, encoded by the coding sequence ATGAGCACCGAAGTCCGTCAGATGTTCTCCTCCATCGCCACGCGCTACGACGTGACGAACGAAGTCCTCTCCTTCGGCATCCACCGGCTGTGGCGGCGCACGGCGGTGAAGCTCAGCGGCGCGAAGGAAGGCAGCCAGGTGCTCGACTGCGCCACCGGCACGGGCGACCTGGCGCTGTCGTTCAAGCGCAAGGTGGGCTCCACGGGCCGCGTGGTGGGCACGGACTTCTGCCCGGAGATGCTGGAGAGCGCGCCGGCCAAGGCGGCCAAGGCGGGCCTGGACGTGGAGTTCCAGGTGCAGGACGCCATGGCGCTCACCCTCCCGGACAACAGCTTCGACGTGGCATCCATCTCCTTCGGCATCCGCAACGTGGATGATCCGGTGAAGTGCCTCCAGGAGATGGCGCGCGTGGTGCGCCCCGGAGGCCGCGTGGTGGTGCTGGAGTTCGGCCAGCCCACGGGCCCGTACGGCGCGCTGTTCCGCTTCTACAGCAAGACGGTGATGCCGGCGATTGGCGGCCTGCTCACGGGCAACCGCGCGGCGTACCAGTACCTGCCCCGCACCGCCGCGGCCTTCCCCGCTGGCGACCGCTTCCTCTCCCTGATGGACCAGGCCGGCGCCTACTCCGAGCGCGCCGCCCACCCCCTGCTGTTTGGAACCGCCTACGTCTATGTCGGAACCGTCCGTTGA
- a CDS encoding isochorismate synthase has product MTPLSPAEDPRWVAGMMPLPGVDPLAGAGSLGVPSVYWERPVAREAVAGWGEAGVLEAHAPGELPSVLGALGYDSVRWLDAVSPQMPGPWFGGMRFSPTQPVEGEWRSHGLARWTLPEVLVWREGSALAVAVFAPEGPGAEDVVRSRLERVRASFPQSYRHPLGAPVALRTASSRPDFEALVDRAVEAIGAGQLHKVVLARALEAEGPEPFDVVDVLARLREQNPRCATFLFRAPDGTGFLGATPETLCRVDGRRLETEALAGSAAPGGADALDASDKDRREHDAVVRYILQALTPVAASVSADAQPSVLALKNVVHLRTGIRAELADGVDTATVVTALHPTPAVGGTPRERALSFLVEHESLDRGWYAGPVGWVGPGRAHLVVALRSALVRGAKARLFVGAGIVAGSSAESEWRETEMKSLAMLRALGGR; this is encoded by the coding sequence ATGACGCCGCTCAGTCCCGCTGAGGATCCGCGATGGGTCGCCGGGATGATGCCCCTGCCTGGAGTGGATCCATTGGCTGGGGCGGGCAGCCTCGGCGTTCCCTCCGTGTACTGGGAGCGGCCGGTGGCGCGCGAGGCGGTGGCGGGGTGGGGCGAGGCGGGCGTGCTCGAGGCGCATGCGCCCGGTGAGTTGCCCTCGGTCCTGGGCGCGCTCGGGTACGACAGCGTGCGGTGGCTGGACGCGGTGTCCCCTCAAATGCCGGGCCCCTGGTTCGGCGGGATGCGTTTCAGTCCCACGCAGCCGGTGGAGGGCGAGTGGCGCTCGCACGGGCTGGCCCGCTGGACGCTGCCGGAGGTGCTGGTGTGGCGCGAGGGCAGCGCGCTGGCGGTCGCGGTCTTCGCTCCAGAGGGGCCGGGCGCGGAGGACGTGGTGCGCTCGCGGCTGGAGCGCGTGCGAGCGTCCTTCCCTCAGTCCTACCGCCATCCGTTGGGCGCGCCGGTCGCGCTGCGCACGGCTTCGTCGCGGCCGGACTTCGAGGCGTTGGTGGACCGCGCGGTGGAGGCCATTGGCGCGGGCCAGTTGCACAAGGTGGTGCTGGCGCGGGCGCTGGAGGCGGAGGGGCCGGAGCCCTTCGACGTGGTGGACGTGCTGGCGCGGCTGCGCGAGCAGAACCCGAGATGCGCGACGTTCCTCTTCCGCGCACCAGACGGCACGGGCTTTCTGGGCGCGACGCCGGAGACGCTGTGCCGGGTGGATGGGCGCAGGCTGGAGACGGAAGCGCTCGCGGGGTCCGCGGCGCCGGGTGGCGCGGATGCGCTGGACGCCAGCGACAAGGACCGGCGCGAGCATGACGCGGTGGTGCGCTACATCCTCCAGGCGCTGACGCCGGTGGCGGCGAGCGTGTCCGCGGACGCGCAGCCGTCGGTGCTCGCGCTGAAGAACGTGGTGCACCTGCGCACGGGCATCCGCGCGGAGCTGGCGGACGGCGTGGACACCGCGACGGTCGTCACGGCGCTGCACCCCACGCCCGCGGTGGGCGGCACGCCGCGCGAGCGCGCGTTGTCATTCCTGGTGGAACACGAGTCCCTGGACCGGGGCTGGTACGCGGGACCGGTGGGCTGGGTGGGCCCCGGGCGTGCGCATCTGGTGGTGGCGTTGCGCTCGGCGCTGGTGCGCGGGGCGAAGGCCCGGCTCTTCGTGGGCGCGGGCATCGTCGCGGGCTCCAGCGCGGAGTCCGAGTGGCGGGAGACGGAAATGAAGAGTCTGGCGATGTTGCGCGCGCTGGGGGGCCGGTGA
- the aroC gene encoding chorismate synthase: protein MNTFGTLFRLTTFGESHGPALGSVIDGCPAGVPLTREMIQAALDRRRPGQSALVTPRNEPDTVEILSGVFEDKTLGTPIAAIVRNANQRSQDYNQLASVDRPGHADAVWRERYKHRDHRGGGRTSGRETLCRVIGGAIAEAYLARDLPSISTVAYVSQVGELVAPVPSPGLTRAMVDAHPTRCPDAAVREEMARQILAAKEAGDSLGGSIDVRVEGLPVGLGEPIFGKLKALIAQALGSIGAVTGVVWGPPDLIQRLGQPGTKFHAVKDAYGGIQGGLANGEPMQVRAFFKPPATLADHAKGGRHDPCIMPRAVPVLEAMVSLVIADLVQQLNARPHSA, encoded by the coding sequence ATGAATACCTTTGGCACCCTCTTCCGGTTGACCACGTTCGGCGAAAGCCACGGTCCCGCGCTGGGCTCCGTCATCGACGGCTGCCCCGCGGGCGTTCCTCTCACGCGCGAGATGATCCAGGCGGCCCTGGACCGCCGGCGTCCCGGTCAGTCCGCCCTGGTGACCCCGCGCAACGAGCCCGACACCGTCGAAATCCTCTCCGGCGTCTTCGAGGACAAGACGCTGGGCACGCCCATCGCGGCCATCGTGCGCAACGCGAACCAGCGCTCGCAGGACTACAACCAGCTGGCCAGCGTGGACCGGCCGGGCCACGCGGACGCCGTGTGGCGGGAGCGCTACAAGCACCGCGACCACCGGGGCGGCGGCCGTACCAGCGGACGTGAGACGCTCTGCCGCGTCATCGGTGGCGCCATCGCGGAGGCGTACCTCGCGCGCGACCTGCCCTCCATCAGCACCGTGGCCTACGTCTCCCAGGTGGGTGAGCTGGTCGCCCCTGTTCCGTCGCCGGGACTCACGCGCGCCATGGTGGACGCGCACCCCACCCGCTGCCCCGACGCCGCCGTGCGCGAGGAGATGGCCCGCCAGATCCTCGCCGCGAAGGAGGCCGGGGACAGCCTGGGCGGCTCCATCGACGTGCGCGTGGAGGGCCTGCCCGTCGGTCTGGGCGAGCCCATCTTCGGCAAGCTGAAGGCGCTCATCGCGCAGGCGCTGGGCAGCATTGGCGCCGTCACCGGTGTCGTGTGGGGCCCACCGGATTTGATCCAGCGCCTCGGCCAGCCCGGCACGAAGTTCCACGCCGTGAAGGACGCGTACGGTGGCATCCAGGGTGGGCTCGCCAACGGTGAGCCCATGCAGGTGCGCGCCTTCTTCAAGCCGCCCGCGACGCTGGCGGATCACGCCAAGGGCGGCCGTCACGACCCGTGCATCATGCCCCGCGCCGTCCCGGTGCTGGAGGCCATGGTGTCGCTCGTCATCGCCGACCTCGTCCAGCAACTCAACGCCCGCCCCCACTCCGCATGA
- a CDS encoding shikimate kinase, with protein MSEPSVEARRLLVSQVVASVDPRLQQVLQGALSSPGPCPRPAGAQTVVIAGHRAAGKTRLLPLVSKLLGRSGLDLDAELERRHGRPLRSWVAESPTTFRAAERETLGLLPSGSVVAVGGGFLSHHPEVLAGHFTLVVPVTFDTYRERLMADTTRPRLRADVSLEEELHSLFHEREAMHARVPTISLADFLRGCLAQEPA; from the coding sequence ATGTCGGAACCGTCCGTTGAGGCCCGGCGCCTCCTTGTCTCGCAAGTCGTCGCGTCGGTAGATCCCAGACTCCAGCAGGTGCTCCAGGGGGCGCTTTCGTCCCCGGGGCCCTGCCCTCGCCCCGCGGGCGCGCAGACCGTCGTCATCGCGGGACACCGCGCGGCCGGCAAGACGCGCCTGTTGCCGCTCGTCTCGAAGCTGCTCGGACGTTCTGGCCTGGACCTGGACGCGGAGCTGGAGCGCCGGCATGGGCGCCCGCTCCGTTCCTGGGTCGCGGAGTCCCCCACCACCTTCCGCGCCGCCGAGCGCGAGACGCTGGGCCTGTTGCCCTCGGGCAGCGTGGTGGCGGTGGGCGGCGGCTTCCTGTCGCACCATCCGGAAGTGCTCGCGGGACACTTCACGCTCGTCGTCCCCGTCACCTTCGACACGTACCGCGAGCGGCTGATGGCGGACACCACGCGCCCGCGGCTGCGTGCGGACGTGTCGCTGGAGGAAGAGCTCCACTCGCTGTTCCATGAACGCGAGGCGATGCACGCCCGCGTCCCCACCATCTCCCTGGCGGACTTCCTCCGGGGCTGTCTTGCCCAGGAGCCTGCGTGA
- a CDS encoding 3-phosphoshikimate 1-carboxyvinyltransferase, whose translation MSHASPSRLTVDPSALSASPLTPPVSKSDAQRALVLGHLTGAWPLPSVQAESDEDLPADVRVLRRGVEALRLPPGPVRDVDCADGGAPFRILVTQAAVTPDVRVRFTGTPRLGERPHGPLFTSLKQALGPTGLTLTEGTPWPVELHAPQDTTKVAPVFRVPGAQSSQYASSLLLGCAERFLREKRAWSVEIEGALTSAGYMDLTVAWLRRFGFTVEQSEGHYSVTGYQAPESVPSLPGDWSSLGYLVLIAWRTGGTVERAEPQSAHPDQAILRLAAEVGLKMLPSGAPNTWRFEGEATGELRATGKECPDLLPTLAALACVLPRPTTLSDVGILRVKESDRLEGIRTLVAAYGGTTELSAGADSETLRILPPKVKPTRFAMDSRGDHRLAMSAATLCVLSGVPLDLTGPECVEKSFPGFWRQLARVGVRYS comes from the coding sequence TTGAGCCACGCCTCGCCGAGCCGTCTCACCGTCGACCCGAGCGCCTTGAGCGCCTCACCGCTCACCCCGCCCGTGTCGAAGTCGGACGCCCAGCGAGCCCTGGTGTTGGGACACCTCACCGGCGCCTGGCCGCTGCCGTCGGTGCAGGCGGAATCGGACGAGGACCTTCCCGCCGACGTGCGCGTGCTGCGCCGGGGCGTGGAGGCCCTGCGCCTTCCCCCAGGCCCCGTGCGCGACGTGGACTGCGCGGACGGCGGCGCCCCCTTCCGCATCCTCGTCACGCAGGCCGCGGTGACTCCCGACGTGCGCGTACGCTTCACCGGCACGCCCCGCCTGGGTGAGCGCCCGCACGGCCCGCTCTTCACGTCGTTGAAGCAGGCCCTGGGCCCCACGGGTCTGACGCTCACCGAAGGCACCCCGTGGCCGGTGGAGCTGCACGCGCCCCAGGACACCACGAAGGTCGCGCCGGTGTTCCGCGTGCCGGGTGCGCAGAGCAGCCAGTACGCCTCCAGCCTGCTGCTGGGCTGCGCCGAGCGCTTCCTCCGGGAGAAGCGCGCGTGGAGCGTGGAGATTGAAGGCGCGCTCACCAGCGCTGGCTACATGGACCTCACGGTGGCGTGGCTGCGCCGCTTCGGCTTCACCGTGGAACAGTCCGAAGGACACTATTCCGTCACGGGTTATCAGGCGCCCGAATCCGTCCCATCACTGCCGGGCGACTGGTCTTCACTGGGTTACCTGGTGCTCATCGCCTGGCGCACGGGCGGCACGGTGGAACGCGCGGAGCCCCAGAGCGCCCACCCGGACCAGGCGATCCTCCGGCTGGCCGCTGAAGTGGGTCTGAAGATGCTCCCGTCGGGCGCTCCCAACACCTGGCGCTTCGAGGGTGAAGCCACGGGCGAGCTGCGCGCGACGGGCAAGGAGTGCCCGGACCTGCTGCCCACGCTGGCGGCGCTCGCGTGCGTGCTGCCCCGGCCCACCACGCTCAGCGACGTGGGCATCCTGCGGGTCAAGGAGAGCGACCGGCTGGAGGGCATCCGCACGTTGGTGGCGGCCTACGGCGGCACCACGGAACTGTCGGCCGGAGCCGACAGTGAGACGCTGCGAATCCTCCCGCCCAAGGTGAAGCCCACGCGCTTCGCCATGGACAGCCGGGGTGACCACCGCCTGGCGATGTCAGCGGCCACCCTGTGTGTGCTGTCCGGGGTGCCTCTGGATCTGACGGGGCCGGAGTGCGTGGAGAAGAGCTTCCCCGGATTCTGGCGGCAGCTCGCGCGGGTCGGCGTCCGCTATTCCTGA
- a CDS encoding 3-dehydroquinate synthase, producing MSSLPPGSYRPPNDRWGSFTKLAAKLPEGSVAVVDRTVARFHPTLIPALEARKPRAIIQLLGGERAKSLISLQKVLAGGITLPRSGTLVAVGGGTVGDVATVAAHLLKRGVRLLQVPTTLLAAVDSSLGGKGAVDLVVRGRVVKNPAGVFHYADETWLCPELYATLSDAQVREGSMEAWKMVASLDASLFKRYVRTPPKLEKLVKDARGLKEGICAKDPYEHQGLRRVLNFGHTFGHVLESLSRFKLSHGDAVGLGILWALDVGRHLGITPEPVAHEVERALARGPGVLGRDRAAEIARRAPLKDVVALLDADKKAGANGELRMVLLTAVGASEVVDVLPKTWRALWPAWTRGARP from the coding sequence ATGAGCTCGCTTCCTCCCGGTTCCTACCGCCCCCCGAACGACCGTTGGGGTTCCTTCACCAAGCTCGCCGCGAAGCTGCCCGAGGGCAGTGTCGCCGTGGTGGACCGCACCGTCGCGCGCTTCCACCCCACGCTCATCCCCGCGCTGGAGGCCCGCAAGCCGCGCGCCATCATCCAGCTGCTCGGCGGTGAGCGCGCCAAGAGCCTCATCTCGCTCCAGAAGGTGCTCGCGGGCGGCATCACGCTGCCGCGCTCCGGCACGCTCGTCGCCGTGGGCGGTGGCACCGTGGGCGACGTGGCCACCGTGGCCGCGCACCTGCTCAAGCGCGGCGTGCGGCTGTTGCAGGTGCCCACCACGCTGCTCGCGGCGGTGGACAGCAGCCTGGGCGGCAAGGGCGCGGTGGACCTCGTCGTGCGCGGCCGCGTGGTGAAGAACCCCGCGGGCGTCTTCCACTACGCGGATGAGACGTGGCTGTGCCCGGAGCTGTACGCCACGCTGTCCGACGCGCAGGTGCGCGAGGGCTCCATGGAGGCGTGGAAGATGGTCGCGTCGCTGGATGCGTCCCTCTTCAAGCGCTACGTGCGCACGCCGCCGAAGCTGGAGAAGCTGGTGAAGGACGCGCGCGGCCTGAAGGAAGGCATCTGCGCGAAGGACCCGTACGAGCACCAGGGCCTGCGCCGCGTGCTCAACTTCGGCCACACCTTCGGTCACGTGCTGGAGAGCCTGTCCCGCTTCAAGCTGTCGCACGGCGACGCGGTGGGCCTGGGCATCCTCTGGGCCCTGGACGTGGGCCGGCACCTGGGCATCACCCCGGAGCCCGTGGCGCACGAGGTGGAGCGCGCGCTGGCCCGAGGCCCGGGCGTGCTCGGCCGCGACCGCGCCGCGGAGATTGCCCGGCGCGCGCCGCTGAAGGACGTGGTCGCGCTCCTGGACGCAGACAAGAAGGCCGGTGCCAACGGCGAGCTGCGCATGGTGCTGCTCACCGCCGTGGGCGCCTCCGAAGTCGTGGATGTGCTGCCGAAGACGTGGCGGGCCCTGTGGCCCGCCTGGACCCGTGGAGCCCGCCCTTGA
- the aroF gene encoding 3-deoxy-7-phosphoheptulonate synthase: MGGQQPDDPAGRRDPGAHRVLRAARPAGTRVQVGAVEVGGPGFVVMAGPCAVEGTEQLELAARAVAQAGAHLLRGGVFKPRTSPYAFQGMGEPGLKLLVDAGRRHGLPIISEVMETEQLPLMEQHADILQVGARNMQNFGLLRALGKLRKPVLIKRGLSATVQEWLNAAEYILAGGNEQVMLCERGIRTFETAMRNTLDLAAVAWAKERTHLPVIVDPSHATGIPSLITPMSLAAAACGADGLLIEVHPRPEQALCDGQQAMSPGDFATLMQRLPGVLAAVDRHLWTPAGPAQIAGAR; encoded by the coding sequence GTGGGAGGCCAGCAACCAGACGACCCAGCCGGGCGGCGTGACCCGGGTGCACACCGCGTCCTTCGCGCAGCGCGTCCAGCAGGCACGCGCGTCCAGGTGGGGGCCGTGGAGGTGGGCGGGCCCGGCTTCGTGGTGATGGCGGGGCCGTGCGCGGTGGAGGGCACGGAGCAGCTGGAACTGGCGGCCCGCGCGGTGGCGCAGGCGGGGGCGCACCTGCTGCGCGGAGGCGTGTTCAAGCCGCGCACCAGTCCGTACGCGTTCCAGGGCATGGGGGAGCCGGGGCTGAAGCTGCTGGTGGACGCCGGACGGCGCCACGGACTGCCCATCATCAGCGAGGTGATGGAGACCGAGCAACTGCCCCTCATGGAGCAGCACGCGGACATCCTCCAGGTGGGCGCGCGGAACATGCAGAACTTCGGGCTGCTGCGCGCGCTGGGGAAGCTGCGCAAGCCGGTGCTGATCAAGCGCGGGCTGTCCGCCACGGTGCAGGAGTGGCTCAACGCCGCCGAGTACATCCTCGCGGGCGGCAACGAACAGGTGATGCTCTGCGAGCGCGGCATCCGCACCTTCGAGACCGCGATGCGCAACACGCTGGACCTGGCCGCGGTGGCGTGGGCGAAGGAGCGCACGCACCTGCCGGTCATCGTGGATCCTTCGCATGCGACGGGCATCCCGTCGCTTATCACTCCCATGTCGCTGGCTGCCGCGGCCTGCGGGGCGGATGGATTGTTGATTGAAGTCCACCCCCGGCCGGAGCAGGCATTGTGCGACGGGCAGCAGGCGATGTCGCCCGGGGATTTCGCTACGTTGATGCAACGGCTGCCGGGCGTGCTCGCCGCGGTGGACCGTCACCTTTGGACGCCGGCGGGGCCGGCACAGATCGCGGGGGCGCGATGA
- a CDS encoding shikimate dehydrogenase: MATRRIITLPPSLTGADAVAFARDGLKRGADVIEVRTDLHAPGDIDPDALARVMPLLVSERGKPVPAPWVQASWRVDRDVERAQDMDAPPGKLLASHHAEGPLTTTEALKRWSRPIPPDALVKHVEPMDGPAHLDVLLETQAALSQRFGAERVTVLGMGPVAIPARAVLSRRNGLEYVAMGGPWTAAPGQRLLDDVVREHRKAKDPHALRLGILGTAIPHSRSPRIHRQPFDRIDLAEDAPVEAVVDALLPHYAGFAVTSPFKMRLAKHTGSQLDAINTLVRRGSRWESFNTDTEGARAVLERLGAKDVAVLGDGGSTQALRLVSAEQGLALRVVKRAEIQAPLSGDWVWTWPDRVAAPENLRFQGARVAVIAYGAPGRRVAAEIVRRGGTPLLLGAAWFVAQARRQRQLWETAT, translated from the coding sequence ATGGCCACCCGGCGCATCATCACCCTGCCCCCCTCCCTCACCGGCGCGGACGCCGTTGCGTTCGCGCGCGACGGCCTCAAGCGTGGCGCGGACGTCATCGAGGTGCGGACCGACCTGCACGCGCCCGGTGACATCGATCCGGACGCCCTCGCCCGCGTGATGCCGCTGCTCGTCTCCGAGCGGGGCAAGCCGGTGCCCGCGCCGTGGGTCCAGGCCTCGTGGCGCGTGGATCGCGACGTGGAGCGCGCGCAGGACATGGACGCGCCGCCGGGGAAGCTGCTCGCGTCGCACCACGCGGAAGGGCCGCTGACGACGACTGAGGCGCTCAAGCGCTGGTCCCGTCCCATTCCGCCGGACGCGCTGGTGAAACACGTGGAGCCCATGGACGGGCCCGCGCACCTGGACGTGCTGCTGGAGACGCAGGCCGCGCTGTCCCAGCGCTTCGGCGCCGAGCGCGTCACCGTGCTGGGCATGGGGCCCGTCGCCATCCCGGCACGCGCGGTCCTCTCTCGCAGGAACGGCCTGGAGTACGTGGCCATGGGCGGCCCGTGGACGGCGGCACCGGGACAGCGCCTCCTGGACGACGTGGTGCGCGAGCACCGCAAGGCGAAGGATCCGCACGCGTTGCGCCTGGGCATCCTGGGCACGGCCATTCCGCACTCGCGCTCGCCACGCATCCACCGTCAGCCGTTCGACCGCATCGACCTGGCCGAGGACGCGCCGGTGGAGGCGGTGGTGGACGCGCTCCTGCCGCACTACGCGGGCTTCGCCGTGACGAGCCCGTTCAAGATGCGGCTCGCGAAGCACACGGGCTCGCAGCTGGACGCCATCAACACGCTGGTGCGCCGGGGCTCTCGGTGGGAGTCCTTCAACACCGACACGGAAGGAGCGCGCGCGGTGCTGGAGCGACTGGGCGCGAAGGACGTGGCGGTACTGGGTGACGGCGGTTCCACGCAGGCCCTGCGGCTGGTGTCCGCTGAACAAGGACTCGCCCTGCGGGTCGTCAAGCGCGCGGAGATTCAAGCACCGCTGTCCGGGGATTGGGTCTGGACTTGGCCGGACCGCGTGGCCGCCCCCGAAAACCTGAGATTCCAGGGGGCACGCGTGGCGGTGATCGCATACGGTGCGCCCGGCCGGCGCGTCGCCGCGGAGATCGTTCGCCGCGGGGGCACCCCTCTCCTGCTAGGTGCGGCGTGGTTTGTCGCCCAGGCCCGGCGGCAGCGACAACTCTGGGAAACGGCGACATGA